Proteins encoded within one genomic window of Esox lucius isolate fEsoLuc1 chromosome 12, fEsoLuc1.pri, whole genome shotgun sequence:
- the fam217b gene encoding uncharacterized protein fam217b yields the protein MGPIMQERTTSTTLKRVVSKEKIRTKNSENNGPVMSSKKANKVKKAGIQQKKILPGPGQDKDNVSTLQSGIHPMGSRIKSGTGRNTSKLASPQEEGGLKSKLHPHSSQRQEEKREVQRMSRCCGEMDQNHGALAQSRKALSLPLSPILGPRQGPMRLHTSSQVPTLESLRQFEQNEDDADSASDLSDSERLPILPSPCTPCSPPHLNLRAEVINSNDFPPAFPGPHWTTSDSVSYSYPDFLPPPFNTWSLRQLAVFLHTEGKGAPRPKPVGPLEKYLERLLQLEWLQIQTVQEESCRPAGSRPRSLGFPAASTSTVNPPRPHTAPTSRLSSPKDLRQCSRTFPSTPHNNPPSLGAQQLPVCPHCHIRYPLCNGSCSSYVYQRHSRLSPLLERRARPSVPPKRSSSESRVTSSDGRATSLNGGQTPHSPSAGRSHLRHMQAVGNIRKPAQELPSNSKSQVGVKKGRARYNWEAERGKESCVVVKADVGVEKRGTSTRAEKDCRRTESRGQASKSGIKRTAKEPTSLSKAALSAKANEKSKNVHFVPK from the exons ATGGGACCAATAATGCAGGAACGTACAACATCCACGACGCTGAAACGCGTGGTTTCCAAAGAGAAGATACGTAcgaaaaattcagaaaataacGGACCGGTAATGAG TTCAAAGAAAGCAAACAAAGTTAAGAAGGCAGGAATTCAGCAAAAGAAAATCCTTCCCGGGCCTGGTCAGGACAAGGACAATGTGTCTACACTTCAGAGT GGCATTCATCCAATGGGAAGCAGAATCAAATCTGGAACTGGTCGAAACACTAGCAAACTGGCAAG CCCTCAAGAAGAAGGAGGCTTGAAGTCTAAATTACACCCACACTCCtcacagagacaggaagagaagcGAGAGGTGCAGCGAATGTCCCGATGTTGCGGTGAGATGGATCAGAACCATGGAGCCCTGGCCCAAAGTCGGAAAGCTCTCTCCCTACCCCTCTCCCCTATACTTGGGCCCCGCCAGGGGCCAATGCGTCTACACACCAGCAGTCAAGTACCCACCCTGGAGTCTCTCAGGCAGTTTGAGCAGAACGAAGATGATGCAGACAGTGCCAGTGACCTGTCGGATTCGGAGAGACTGCCTATACTCCCCTCCCCCTGTACCCCCTGCTCACCCCCCCATCTCAACCTCCGCGCTGAAGTGATCAATTCCAACGACTTCCCGCCAGCCTTCCCAGGACCACACTGGACCACGAGTGACAGCGTCAGCTACAGCTACCCAGACTTCCTGCCTCCTCCGTTTAACACCTGGAGCCTCCGCCAGCTGGCAGTGTTCCTCCACACAGAGGGCAAAGGTGCGCCTCGGCCCAAGCCTGTAGGACCCCTGGAGAAGTACCTGGAGAGACTGCTACAGCTGGAATGGCTCCAGATCCAGACTGTGCAGGAAGAGAGCTGCCGCCCGGCAGGGAGCCGTCCCAGGTCTCTGGGCTTCCCAGCTGCCTCCACCAGCACCGTCAACCCCCCTCGGCCGCACACGGCGCCCACCAGCCGCCTCAGCTCCCCTAAAGACCTGAGGCAGTGTTCGCGGACCTTTCCGTCGACCCCTCATAACAACCCCCCCTCGCTGGGAGCACAGCAGCTTCCTGTCTGCCCCCACTGTCACATCCGCTACCCCCTGTGCAACGGGAGCTGCTCCTCATATGTTTATCAGCGCCACTCGCGTCTGAGTCCTCTGCTAGAGCGCCGAGCCAGGCCCAGTGTTCCTCCAAAGAGGAGCAGCAGCGAGAGTCGGGTGACTTCCTCTGATGGCAGGGCCACAAGCCTCAACGGAGGACAGACCCCACACAGCCCCTCTGCAGGAAGAAGCCACCTCAGACACATGCAGGCGGTGGGCAATATCCGCAAACCTGCCCAGGAGCTTCCCAGTAACAGTAAAAGTCAAGTGGGCGTGAAAAAGGGCCGTGCCAGATATAATTGGGAAGCCGAGAGGGGTAAGGAGTCCTGCGTGGTGGTCAAGGCAGATGTGGGCGTGGAGAAACGCGGCACCTCCACGAGGGCTGAGAAAGACTGTCGGAGAACAGAATCAAGAGGTCAGGCATCGAAAAGTGGGATTAAAAGAACAGCAAAAGAGCCAACCTCTCTTTCCAAGGCAGCATTGTCTGCCAAGGCAAATGAAAAATCAAAGAATGTTCACTTTGTTCCAAAGTGA
- the ppp1r3da gene encoding protein phosphatase 1, regulatory subunit 3Da isoform X1, whose product MMSYRCQPKSRMRCVGPVILSMDWTIGLERIPRSKTELPKASSNASGPILTIHLNEILKSKADVERKRVPIRPPSPKASQHRVLEFNPGLCCEPMPKPIIRRRARSLPSSTERKRNTRNVGVRFVDCLGLDLEDVKVFKTGEDPFVPQHVSFKLLMSAEMAGGKNLEISLPYLKPVFPQQPGDRPEFLSRLHQQKVCLERVLCFEMGIIGITQVLNLHFEKEVCVRYSFTDWRSSSETVASWVSTTCESWDSTQKHLNCDTFRFHLPVPPFLQPGAALEFAILYKVSGKEYWDNNEGQNYKLVCHSYKLTVPKECEDSMVHFI is encoded by the exons ATGATGTCCTACAGATGCCAACCTAAATCTCGTATGAG GTGTGTAGGACCTGTGATATTAAGCATGGATTGGACTATTGGACTGGAGAGAATTCCCCGAAGTAAGACTGAACTACCTAAGGCCTCAAGCAATGCCTCTGGACCAATCCTAACTATTCACCTGAACGAAATACTTAAATCAAAAGCTGATGTTGAAAGGAAGCGTGTGCCTATCCGCCCACCCAGTCCAAAGGCCTCTCAGCACAGGGTACTAGAGTTCAATCCAGGACTTTGCTGTGAGCCCATGCCCAAGCCCATTATCCGAAGACGTGCGCGCTCTCTGCCCTCCTCaacagagaggaaaaggaaCACTCGTAATGTCGGGGTTCGTTTTGTAGACTGTCTGGGTCTGGACTTAGAGGATGTGAAAGTTTTCAAAACCGGAGAGGACCCCTTTGTGCCACAACATGTCTCCTTCAAGCTTTTGATGAGTGCAGAGATGGCTGGAGGAAAGAACTTGGAAATCTCATTGCCGTATCTGAAGCCGGTGTTCCCTCAGCAACCAGGGGACCGACCTGAATTTCTCAGCCGCCTCCACCAGCAGAAGGTTTGTCTGGAGAGGGTTTTGTGTTTTGAGATGGGCATCATTGGCATTACTCAGGTTCTCAACCTCCACTTTGAAAAAGAGGTTTGTGTGCGCTACTCTTTCACAGACTGGAGAAGCAGCTCAGAAACCGTGGCCTCCTGGGTTTCCACCACCTGCGAGTCCTGGGACAGTACACAGAAGCATCTCAATTGTGACACTTTTCGTTTTCATCTACCGGTTCCTCCCTTCCTGCAACCTGGAGCTGCTTTGGAATTTGCCATCCTATACAAGGTGTCAGGGAAAGAGTACTGGGATAACAATGAGGGGCAAAACTACAAGTTGGTCTGTCACAGCTACAAGCTGACCGTGCCCAAGGAGTGTGAGGATAGCATGGTGCACTTTATTTGA
- the ppp1r3da gene encoding protein phosphatase 1, regulatory subunit 3Da isoform X2 produces MIGSVWCVGPVILSMDWTIGLERIPRSKTELPKASSNASGPILTIHLNEILKSKADVERKRVPIRPPSPKASQHRVLEFNPGLCCEPMPKPIIRRRARSLPSSTERKRNTRNVGVRFVDCLGLDLEDVKVFKTGEDPFVPQHVSFKLLMSAEMAGGKNLEISLPYLKPVFPQQPGDRPEFLSRLHQQKVCLERVLCFEMGIIGITQVLNLHFEKEVCVRYSFTDWRSSSETVASWVSTTCESWDSTQKHLNCDTFRFHLPVPPFLQPGAALEFAILYKVSGKEYWDNNEGQNYKLVCHSYKLTVPKECEDSMVHFI; encoded by the exons ATGATTGGCTCAGTTTG GTGTGTAGGACCTGTGATATTAAGCATGGATTGGACTATTGGACTGGAGAGAATTCCCCGAAGTAAGACTGAACTACCTAAGGCCTCAAGCAATGCCTCTGGACCAATCCTAACTATTCACCTGAACGAAATACTTAAATCAAAAGCTGATGTTGAAAGGAAGCGTGTGCCTATCCGCCCACCCAGTCCAAAGGCCTCTCAGCACAGGGTACTAGAGTTCAATCCAGGACTTTGCTGTGAGCCCATGCCCAAGCCCATTATCCGAAGACGTGCGCGCTCTCTGCCCTCCTCaacagagaggaaaaggaaCACTCGTAATGTCGGGGTTCGTTTTGTAGACTGTCTGGGTCTGGACTTAGAGGATGTGAAAGTTTTCAAAACCGGAGAGGACCCCTTTGTGCCACAACATGTCTCCTTCAAGCTTTTGATGAGTGCAGAGATGGCTGGAGGAAAGAACTTGGAAATCTCATTGCCGTATCTGAAGCCGGTGTTCCCTCAGCAACCAGGGGACCGACCTGAATTTCTCAGCCGCCTCCACCAGCAGAAGGTTTGTCTGGAGAGGGTTTTGTGTTTTGAGATGGGCATCATTGGCATTACTCAGGTTCTCAACCTCCACTTTGAAAAAGAGGTTTGTGTGCGCTACTCTTTCACAGACTGGAGAAGCAGCTCAGAAACCGTGGCCTCCTGGGTTTCCACCACCTGCGAGTCCTGGGACAGTACACAGAAGCATCTCAATTGTGACACTTTTCGTTTTCATCTACCGGTTCCTCCCTTCCTGCAACCTGGAGCTGCTTTGGAATTTGCCATCCTATACAAGGTGTCAGGGAAAGAGTACTGGGATAACAATGAGGGGCAAAACTACAAGTTGGTCTGTCACAGCTACAAGCTGACCGTGCCCAAGGAGTGTGAGGATAGCATGGTGCACTTTATTTGA
- the ppp1r3da gene encoding protein phosphatase 1, regulatory subunit 3Da isoform X3: MDWTIGLERIPRSKTELPKASSNASGPILTIHLNEILKSKADVERKRVPIRPPSPKASQHRVLEFNPGLCCEPMPKPIIRRRARSLPSSTERKRNTRNVGVRFVDCLGLDLEDVKVFKTGEDPFVPQHVSFKLLMSAEMAGGKNLEISLPYLKPVFPQQPGDRPEFLSRLHQQKVCLERVLCFEMGIIGITQVLNLHFEKEVCVRYSFTDWRSSSETVASWVSTTCESWDSTQKHLNCDTFRFHLPVPPFLQPGAALEFAILYKVSGKEYWDNNEGQNYKLVCHSYKLTVPKECEDSMVHFI, translated from the coding sequence ATGGATTGGACTATTGGACTGGAGAGAATTCCCCGAAGTAAGACTGAACTACCTAAGGCCTCAAGCAATGCCTCTGGACCAATCCTAACTATTCACCTGAACGAAATACTTAAATCAAAAGCTGATGTTGAAAGGAAGCGTGTGCCTATCCGCCCACCCAGTCCAAAGGCCTCTCAGCACAGGGTACTAGAGTTCAATCCAGGACTTTGCTGTGAGCCCATGCCCAAGCCCATTATCCGAAGACGTGCGCGCTCTCTGCCCTCCTCaacagagaggaaaaggaaCACTCGTAATGTCGGGGTTCGTTTTGTAGACTGTCTGGGTCTGGACTTAGAGGATGTGAAAGTTTTCAAAACCGGAGAGGACCCCTTTGTGCCACAACATGTCTCCTTCAAGCTTTTGATGAGTGCAGAGATGGCTGGAGGAAAGAACTTGGAAATCTCATTGCCGTATCTGAAGCCGGTGTTCCCTCAGCAACCAGGGGACCGACCTGAATTTCTCAGCCGCCTCCACCAGCAGAAGGTTTGTCTGGAGAGGGTTTTGTGTTTTGAGATGGGCATCATTGGCATTACTCAGGTTCTCAACCTCCACTTTGAAAAAGAGGTTTGTGTGCGCTACTCTTTCACAGACTGGAGAAGCAGCTCAGAAACCGTGGCCTCCTGGGTTTCCACCACCTGCGAGTCCTGGGACAGTACACAGAAGCATCTCAATTGTGACACTTTTCGTTTTCATCTACCGGTTCCTCCCTTCCTGCAACCTGGAGCTGCTTTGGAATTTGCCATCCTATACAAGGTGTCAGGGAAAGAGTACTGGGATAACAATGAGGGGCAAAACTACAAGTTGGTCTGTCACAGCTACAAGCTGACCGTGCCCAAGGAGTGTGAGGATAGCATGGTGCACTTTATTTGA